A single Bacillus sp. OxB-1 DNA region contains:
- the ccsB gene encoding c-type cytochrome biogenesis protein CcsB, with translation MGLANISATLLEISFVAYLIATAFFGGAVKGAKSESSYKNNRWGQIGIVITIIGFITHVGYFITRWIASGHAPVSNMFEFTTAFGMMLVGSFILIFFLYRTPSLGLFALPIALLIIAYASMFPKEVTPLIPALQSHWLTIHVITAALGESILAISAVAGLIYLMKHVDMTKKSKQRFWLEAVMFIVVIVIGFVLSSSTFKLMGYEADFSYIDKNEQPANITYNYPPLFGMNEYEALTPDAMTPWAELPPVINAKTLTTFVWSLAIGTVLYILLRLILRKPIAMVFQPFARKANLQLMDEIGYRSVLIGFPVFTLGALIFAMIWAHEAWARFWGWDPKEVWALITWLFYAAFLHLRLSRGWEGEKSAWLAVIGFIIIMFNLIAVNLIIAGLHSYA, from the coding sequence ATGGGTTTAGCGAATATCAGTGCGACGCTCCTGGAAATTTCCTTCGTTGCTTATTTGATTGCGACCGCTTTTTTTGGCGGAGCGGTAAAAGGGGCGAAATCGGAATCGTCGTATAAGAATAATCGATGGGGCCAGATCGGTATTGTCATTACCATCATCGGTTTCATTACGCATGTCGGTTATTTTATAACAAGATGGATTGCGTCAGGACATGCGCCTGTCAGTAATATGTTCGAATTCACGACCGCTTTCGGCATGATGCTCGTCGGTTCGTTCATCCTTATATTTTTCTTATACCGCACGCCTTCTTTGGGGCTTTTCGCATTGCCGATCGCGTTGTTGATCATCGCGTATGCGAGCATGTTCCCGAAAGAAGTGACGCCGCTCATTCCCGCCTTGCAAAGCCATTGGTTGACAATCCACGTCATCACGGCAGCGCTCGGTGAATCGATCCTGGCCATCAGTGCGGTTGCCGGATTGATTTATCTGATGAAACATGTCGATATGACGAAGAAGTCGAAACAGCGGTTCTGGCTCGAGGCAGTCATGTTCATCGTAGTCATTGTCATCGGGTTTGTCCTATCGTCATCGACTTTCAAACTGATGGGGTATGAAGCGGATTTCAGCTATATCGACAAAAATGAACAGCCGGCCAACATCACATACAATTACCCGCCGCTCTTCGGCATGAATGAATACGAAGCGCTGACGCCGGACGCCATGACGCCATGGGCTGAACTGCCTCCTGTCATCAATGCGAAGACATTGACGACGTTCGTATGGTCATTAGCGATCGGGACGGTTTTGTATATTCTCTTACGGCTCATTCTACGGAAGCCGATTGCCATGGTATTCCAGCCGTTTGCGCGCAAGGCGAATTTGCAGTTGATGGATGAGATCGGCTATCGTTCGGTGTTGATCGGGTTCCCGGTCTTCACGCTCGGCGCACTCATCTTTGCGATGATCTGGGCACATGAAGCGTGGGCCAGATTCTGGGGCTGGGATCCAAAAGAAGTATGGGCATTGATCACCTGGTTGTTTTACGCGGCTTTCCTCCATCTGCGGCTCTCCCGCGGGTGGGAAGGGGAAAAATCCGCTTGGCTTGCGGTCATCGGATTCATCATCATTATGTTCAATCTGATTGCTGTCAACTTAATCATTGCGGGTCTGCATTCATACGCATAA
- a CDS encoding response regulator transcription factor, which translates to MEEKVKLLVVDDEERILRLLNMYLTREGYEIDEAMNGAEALEKALAQQYDCILLDVMMPEKDGMEVLQELREKKIMTPVILLTAKGEESDRVSGFESGADDYIVKPFSPREVVLRVKAILRRSVAFPGAVASSASKDLVVFPQLTIDHDAHRVTAEGKEVNLTPKEYELLYFLAKSPDKVFDREQLLKEVWHYEFFGDLRTVDTHVKRLREKLSRVSDQAAKMIVTVWGVGYKFEVPQE; encoded by the coding sequence ATGGAAGAAAAAGTGAAGTTATTAGTGGTGGATGATGAGGAACGGATTCTTCGTTTGTTGAATATGTATTTGACCCGGGAAGGGTACGAAATCGACGAGGCGATGAACGGGGCGGAGGCGCTGGAAAAAGCGTTGGCTCAACAATATGACTGCATCTTGCTGGATGTCATGATGCCCGAAAAAGACGGCATGGAAGTGTTACAGGAACTGCGTGAGAAGAAAATCATGACACCTGTTATTTTATTGACAGCTAAAGGGGAGGAGTCGGACCGGGTATCCGGGTTCGAATCGGGGGCGGATGATTACATCGTGAAACCGTTCAGCCCGAGGGAAGTCGTGTTGCGCGTCAAGGCGATTCTCAGAAGGTCTGTGGCCTTCCCGGGCGCTGTCGCTTCGTCCGCATCGAAAGACTTGGTCGTCTTCCCGCAATTGACGATCGACCACGATGCACACCGCGTGACCGCGGAAGGAAAAGAAGTGAACCTGACGCCGAAGGAATACGAACTTCTCTATTTCCTGGCGAAATCTCCGGATAAAGTGTTCGATCGGGAACAATTACTGAAAGAAGTCTGGCACTATGAGTTCTTCGGCGATCTACGGACCGTCGACACCCACGTCAAACGGTTGCGTGAAAAATTAAGCCGCGTCTCCGATCAGGCGGCTAAAATGATCGTGACGGTATGGGGCGTCGGATATAAGTTCGAAGTCCCGCAAGAATAA